ATGCACGGCTTCGAGATAGTGCACCGGCTGGCGAACGGGCTCGGCGAGTTCGAGTTGCTGCGTCACCTCCGCCGTGGGCACGAGGTCACCTAACGCGATCACTCGGGTGCTGTGCGCATGCCCCCGATCGGCGCTCTCGTGGGCGATGTCCCGCAGCTCGATCAGGCTGGCGTGGCGAGGCACGTCGGCGACGAACGATCCCACGCCGTGCACGCGGGTGACCAGGCCCTCCAGGGTCAGCTCACGCAAGGCGCGGTTTACGGTCATGCGGCTGACGCCCAGGTGCAGGACGAGTTCGTTCTCCGAGGGCAGCTTGCCGCCGGCGGGCCAGGCGCCCTGGCGGATCTTGGCGTCAATGGCCGCCTTGATCTGGCGGTAGATCGGCGCCGGCGCGTTCTTGTCGATGGCGTGCAGGAGATCTTGCGCGAGGTGCATGGGTTACGCGGCCTCCGCGGCGCCCGGGCGCCGGCGCCAGTGGCCGTCCTGCAGGATGCCGTCGACGGGGTTGATCCCCAGGCGGTAGCTGAGGGCGGCGGGGTCATCGACCTGCCACAGGACGAGGTCGGCACGATGGCCCACCCGGAGCATCCCGATCTCGTGCGCAAGACCCAGCGCCTTGGCGGCGTTCACCGTGACCCCGCGCAGGGCCTCCGCAGGGGTGATGCGAAACAGGGCGCAGGCCAGGTGCATGGCGTCCAGCAGGGAGAAGATCGGCGAGGAGCCTGGGTTGGCATCGGTCGCCACGGCCATGGGCACCCCGTGGCGGCGCAGGGCGTCGATCGGCGGGCGACGTGTCTCCCCGAGCGTGAGGAAAGCGCCGGGCAGCAGCACTGCCACGGGCCCGTCGCGCCCGAGCCTCGCGACGTCTTCCTCGCTCAGGTATTCGAGATGATCGACGGACAGGGCCTGATAGCGGGCGGCGAGCCTCGCCCCGCCTTGATCACTGAGCTGCTCGACGTGGGCCTTGATGGGGACGCCGAGGTTGGCCGCCGCGGCAAACAGGCGCTCCGCCTGGTCCGTGTTGAATCCTATGCCTTCGATGAAGATGTCGACGGCATCGGTGAGCCCCGCCGCCTGCGCGTGCGGCAGGAGATCGCCCGCCACCCAGTCGATGTAGCCATCGGGGTTGCCGCGGTACTCCTCCGGCACCGCGTGAGCGGCCAGCAGCGTGCGTTGCACGCGCACGCCCGCGCGCTCGCCGAGGCGGCCCGCCACCTCCAGCATGCGCAGCTCCGTTTCCCGGTCGAGGCCGTAGCCCGACTTGATCTCCACCGTGGTCACGCCATCGCCGATCAACGCCATTAGGCGCGGTAGGGACTGTTCGATGAGCTCTTCGGCGCTGGCGGCCCGGGTGGCGGCGACGGTGGAGGCGATGCCGCCGCCAGCGCGCGCGATCGCCTCGTAGCTCGCGCCCTCCAGGCGCATCTCGAATTCGCGCGTGCGATCGCCGCCGTACACCAGGTGCGTATGGCAGTCGATCAGGCCGGGGCTGAGGAGGCGCCCGCCGCAGTCGATCGTCTCATCCGCCCCCGGGGCACCGTCGGCCGCGCCGGTCCAGGCGATCCGCCCGCCGTCGACGAGCAAGGCACCGCGTGCGGCGAGGCCGTAGCCGTCGGCTGTGTCCAGGCAGGCCAGGGTGGCGTTGGTGAGCAGAAGCGAGGGCATGGGCACCTGTGCTGTACATGTATATACAACTTACTGTACGCTCATCTCCTCTTTTGGGCAACGCACGTTGAAGGGCGCCGTGGCGAAGACGATCTGGGCGGGCGAAGCGCTACTCCCCGACGGGTGGGCGTCCGCCGTGTTGGTGCAACTGGACCCGAGCGGCGCGATCACCCGCGTGGCCACGGGCCAGGCCCCGAGCGACGCCCAGGCCACCTGGTCGGTCGACCTGCTGCTGCCCGGTATCGCCAACGTGCATTCCCACGCCCATCAGCGTGCCATGGCCGGCATGGCCGAGCGCGCGCAGGGCGATGGCGCCCCCAGAGACAGCTTCTGGACCTGGCGCGAAGCGATGTACCGCTACCTCGGGCGCCTGACCCCGCCCCAGCTCGAGGCCATCGCCGCCCAGCTGTACGTGGAGATGCTCAAGGCGGGCTACACCTGCGTCGGCGAGTTCCAGTACCTGCACCACGGCGTCGACGGACAGCCCTACGCCCAGCGCGCGGAGATGACCCTGCGTTGCTACCGCGCAGCGCGCCAGGCCGGCATCGCCTTCTGCGCCCTGCCCGTGCTCTACCACTACGGAGGCTTCGGCGAAGCCCCCAGCAGCGCCGCCCAGGCGCGCTTCATCAATTCCCTCGACGACTACCTGGCGCTGGTCGACGCCACCCGCGATGCGCTGACCGACGATGCCGACGCCCATCTGGGCATGGCGCCGCACTCGCTGCGCGCCGTGTCCCCGACGCTGTTGACGGGCATGCTCGAGGCCCGCGAGGTACTCGGCGACGGACCCGTCCACCTGCATATCGCCGAGCAGCAGGACGAGGTGCGCGCGTGCGTGGACTGGAGCGGGAAACGGCCCGTGCAGTGGCTGCTGGATCGGTACCCCGTGGACGGTCAGTGGTGCTTGATTCACGCCACCCACATGAGCGAGGAGGAGAGCGTGGCGCTGGCGGAGACGGGCGCCCGGGTGGGCCTGTGCCCGACTACGGAGGCGAATCTCGGTGATGGCCTCTTCGATGCGCCCTCCTACCAAGCGGCTGGTGGTCGCTGGGCTATCGGATCAGATAGCAACGTGTCCGTCGATCCGGTGGAGGAGCTGCGTTGGCTGGAGTACGGCCAGCGCCTCAAGCTGCAGGCGCGCAA
The window above is part of the Pseudomonadota bacterium genome. Proteins encoded here:
- a CDS encoding UTRA domain-containing protein, with protein sequence MHLAQDLLHAIDKNAPAPIYRQIKAAIDAKIRQGAWPAGGKLPSENELVLHLGVSRMTVNRALRELTLEGLVTRVHGVGSFVADVPRHASLIELRDIAHESADRGHAHSTRVIALGDLVPTAEVTQQLELAEPVRQPVHYLEAVHFQDGLPIQHEARYVNPALAPGMLEQDFTRITSTAWLLASGQPDEMEHVVSATQGTPALREALGLAPEHALLQLSRRTWRAGQVVTWVTLTYPGDRYQLAARYATNTYRKIEESSP
- the hutI gene encoding imidazolonepropionase, whose translation is MPSLLLTNATLACLDTADGYGLAARGALLVDGGRIAWTGAADGAPGADETIDCGGRLLSPGLIDCHTHLVYGGDRTREFEMRLEGASYEAIARAGGGIASTVAATRAASAEELIEQSLPRLMALIGDGVTTVEIKSGYGLDRETELRMLEVAGRLGERAGVRVQRTLLAAHAVPEEYRGNPDGYIDWVAGDLLPHAQAAGLTDAVDIFIEGIGFNTDQAERLFAAAANLGVPIKAHVEQLSDQGGARLAARYQALSVDHLEYLSEEDVARLGRDGPVAVLLPGAFLTLGETRRPPIDALRRHGVPMAVATDANPGSSPIFSLLDAMHLACALFRITPAEALRGVTVNAAKALGLAHEIGMLRVGHRADLVLWQVDDPAALSYRLGINPVDGILQDGHWRRRPGAAEAA
- a CDS encoding formimidoylglutamate deiminase, which translates into the protein MAKTIWAGEALLPDGWASAVLVQLDPSGAITRVATGQAPSDAQATWSVDLLLPGIANVHSHAHQRAMAGMAERAQGDGAPRDSFWTWREAMYRYLGRLTPPQLEAIAAQLYVEMLKAGYTCVGEFQYLHHGVDGQPYAQRAEMTLRCYRAARQAGIAFCALPVLYHYGGFGEAPSSAAQARFINSLDDYLALVDATRDALTDDADAHLGMAPHSLRAVSPTLLTGMLEAREVLGDGPVHLHIAEQQDEVRACVDWSGKRPVQWLLDRYPVDGQWCLIHATHMSEEESVALAETGARVGLCPTTEANLGDGLFDAPSYQAAGGRWAIGSDSNVSVDPVEELRWLEYGQRLKLQARNVMAEEAGSTGATLYAQAARDGSAVCGRLAGAIAPGMRGDFIALDGAHPRLAGARGDQWLDRWLFSGNTPLVSDVWVGGQQVVSAGHHLDEEQIADRFCSVMAELAST